The Gossypium hirsutum isolate 1008001.06 chromosome D07, Gossypium_hirsutum_v2.1, whole genome shotgun sequence genome includes the window gttaaatttatatcaaatttaatatGTATGATCTACATGAATAGgcaataaaatataatagttgaatcgttaaaatattaatcatattaaTAGTTATGGAAGTatgtaaaattactttaatttttatattgtgTAATTAGATACTCCGCTTTAATAATTATACAAGACAAATATATAATCTAATCAAATTTGTATCATAtgaactttcttttttctttttaacgaTACGACCACCTAATTAAAAAGGACGATGGAGAGCGGAATTGTTGGAAAATTTTAGTAGAAAATTTTGATAGTGTTAATCCTTCTTAAAAActcataaaatcattttaattaaataaaatattttaattttaataattttccacaATTACCGattagattaaaaaaaactaaatactataatgagattgttaaaaaaaattattttccacaATTATTTCTTCCTTACTAAGTTAGAGCCTTGACCAAAAGGgtgtttattaatatataaaatttatagtcAATGTTCCTAATTTATAATTTCCACCTAAACTTGTTattatatttagatattttagTTAAAAATGTGAAGCAATAATTGAATATTCTTTGATTATCTTAGAATattaattataagtaattaaactAATCTTAGTGGTAAAAAATCATGAGGATCTACTCCTTATTAGTTAGGTAGAAACTTTGGTgggaatgaaaaaataaataaattattcaaaagaaaATATAAGATAATTGTTtccataaaagttaaaaatttaaaatttcataatggattaaaaaaattcaaaatttaaattgaattgaatttattgaAATGATGGGAAGATAAAATTGGTTGTGATCTGACGTATTGATAAATGTAAAATGTTTTTTCATAGACATATTggtattaattattaataaaaattaaaaaaataaatttatttattataaattatattaaaatttatatataattattcattttattcttctctaaatccaaaaataaaagttaatataatatttacattcgAATAATCTgactttttcttctctttttttttttttacagataTGATCTTATTTTTCTTAAGAAGAAGGGGAATTTCTACTTAAACCTTAATATTAGCAAAAATTCCAACCAAGTCCTGCCTGTACGGCAGATACGACCGTCGTTTATCTCCTTCCTTCAACACCTTATTGCCGACGTAGAAACTTTTAGCCGCCGGCGATTTCTCATCTCTCTTCACCTTCGTCGTCGCCTTTGCTgttttttcatttactttttctTCGTTTTTATCTAAATTCAAAAACGAAAATGACGAAGAAGACGAGACGTTGCCTGTGCTGTTACTTCTCTTAAGCAAATCCTTTATGAAACGCCACCGTTTCGAAGAAGATGATGATCCCGCCGATGTACTCTTCTTACAACTGTTCGGTGATGATTCCGGCGATTGTTTCGGTTTCCAAACGCAGTAGGTATCAGCTGGCAATCCTTCAAGCTCATCCGCCTCCGACGAAGACGACGACGATGAAAACGGAATATCTCTGTCGCCGATGAAAAGATCTCTCAACGGAATCCGGATAGCTTGTTCCACGTTATCACCATCCCTGCGGTTGAAGATTGGAAACGACGAAGAGGACATTTCAGGATTCTCGGAAAGAGTATTAACGAACTCGAATTCTTCATCTTcggaaacggcgtcgtttttgaaatcccggCTAACGGTATCGGCGATATCAACGAGATTGTTGTTATCGGAGGAATAGATGTTAAAGCTGGGACAAAGCGACAAT containing:
- the LOC107926473 gene encoding uncharacterized protein yields the protein MQNGSSELSLCPSFNIYSSDNNNLVDIADTVSRDFKNDAVSEDEEFEFVNTLSENPEMSSSSFPIFNRRDGDNVEQAIRIPLRDLFIGDRDIPFSSSSSSSEADELEGLPADTYCVWKPKQSPESSPNSCKKSTSAGSSSSSKRWRFIKDLLKRSNSTGNVSSSSSFSFLNLDKNEEKVNEKTAKATTKVKRDEKSPAAKSFYVGNKVLKEGDKRRSYLPYRQDLVGIFANIKV